From the genome of Tepidamorphus gemmatus, one region includes:
- a CDS encoding FAD-dependent oxidoreductase, with translation MSAAIFAALQGADVLLVERTEYLGGTSAYSAATTWIPLTHHAATVGAEDSFEKVAGFLDRAVGNRSPRAMREAFLRAGPNVVAELERRTEVRFRPRPFHPDYLYELEGATPCGRALEPEPFQADVLGNTLKLIRPPIPEFTILGGMMVDRDDIPHLMAMGKSLKSAVYSAHIIGKYCLSRLRYGRDARLLMGNALIGRMLAAALRLGVDILTETETVALEATGSVVTGLTLRQDDTTRRVSARGGIVLATGGFARHPKMRREKLPQPVPELSPSAPGHTGALHDLAFELGAYHGEDAAQPCFWAPCSHRRRPDGTMAVFPHFVFDRSKPGIISVGRDGRRFVNEATSYHLFGAAQFAANRDGSHIPAYLIADARALAKYGMGMIRPGGADIRPYLNDGYLTAGATLDELAAKLGIDAEGLKDSLARMNRYAETGVDEDFGRGTTVYDKANGDPAHGPNPTLGKLETAPFYAVRLWPGDIGSATGLVGDENARLLRRDGSVIEGLYACGNDLQSIMGGVYPGPGITVGPAIVFGAIAGRHAAARAGAAPRSQAA, from the coding sequence ATGTCTGCAGCGATTTTCGCCGCGCTGCAGGGAGCTGACGTGCTTCTCGTCGAGCGGACGGAGTATCTTGGGGGAACCTCGGCCTATTCAGCCGCGACAACCTGGATACCGCTCACCCACCACGCGGCCACGGTCGGCGCCGAAGACAGCTTCGAGAAGGTGGCTGGCTTCCTCGACCGCGCGGTCGGCAACCGCTCGCCCCGGGCAATGCGCGAGGCGTTCCTTCGGGCCGGCCCGAACGTCGTCGCCGAACTGGAGCGGCGCACCGAGGTAAGGTTCCGTCCGCGGCCGTTCCACCCAGACTATCTCTACGAGCTGGAGGGCGCTACGCCCTGCGGTCGAGCGCTCGAGCCCGAACCATTCCAGGCCGACGTGCTCGGCAATACGCTGAAGCTCATTCGCCCGCCCATCCCCGAATTCACCATCCTCGGCGGCATGATGGTCGATCGCGACGACATCCCGCACCTAATGGCGATGGGCAAGTCGCTGAAGTCGGCCGTCTACTCGGCGCACATCATCGGCAAGTACTGTCTTTCGCGGCTGCGTTACGGACGCGATGCTCGCCTGCTGATGGGCAACGCTCTGATCGGCAGGATGCTGGCCGCGGCGCTGCGCCTCGGCGTCGACATCCTGACCGAAACCGAGACCGTCGCGCTCGAGGCGACCGGCTCGGTTGTGACCGGCCTGACGCTGCGCCAGGACGATACGACGCGTCGCGTTTCTGCCCGCGGCGGCATCGTGCTCGCCACGGGTGGCTTCGCCCGGCATCCGAAGATGCGGCGGGAGAAACTGCCGCAGCCGGTGCCGGAACTCAGCCCGTCGGCGCCCGGGCACACAGGCGCGCTGCACGACCTCGCCTTCGAGCTGGGCGCTTATCACGGGGAAGACGCCGCACAGCCCTGCTTCTGGGCGCCGTGCTCGCATCGCCGCCGGCCGGATGGCACGATGGCCGTTTTTCCGCACTTCGTCTTCGACCGTTCCAAACCCGGCATCATCTCGGTCGGACGTGACGGCCGCCGCTTCGTCAACGAAGCGACCAGCTATCACCTGTTCGGAGCTGCTCAGTTCGCGGCCAACAGGGACGGTTCGCACATCCCCGCCTACCTGATCGCCGACGCCAGGGCGCTGGCGAAGTACGGCATGGGCATGATCCGGCCCGGCGGCGCCGACATCAGGCCCTACCTCAACGATGGCTATCTTACCGCGGGCGCGACGCTCGACGAGCTCGCCGCGAAGCTCGGCATCGATGCGGAGGGTTTGAAGGATTCCTTGGCGCGCATGAACCGCTACGCCGAGACCGGCGTCGACGAGGATTTCGGGCGTGGCACGACGGTCTACGACAAGGCCAACGGCGATCCCGCGCACGGGCCGAACCCGACGCTCGGAAAGCTGGAGACCGCACCGTTCTACGCCGTCAGGCTGTGGCCGGGGGACATCGGCTCGGCGACCGGCCTCGTCGGCGACGAGAATGCCCGGCTGCTGCGCCGCGACGGGTCGGTGATCGAGGGGCTCTACGCCTGCGGCAACGACCTCCAGTCGATCATGGGCGGCGTCTATCCCGGACCTGGCATCACGGTTGGTCCTGCCATTGTCTTCGGCGCGATCGCGGGGCGTCACGCCGCGGCGCGAGCCGGCGCCGCGCCGCGGAGCCAGGCTGCATGA
- a CDS encoding Gfo/Idh/MocA family protein codes for MTEAIGIAVVGAGVIGRTHVDTLARVSGMRLSALTDPSPAAAGIAEAAGVPFLPDVAALISSGLAQAAIVATPNETHLPVTEALLRAGLPVLLEKPVAESLESALKLIAVADETRLPVLVGHHRRHNPVVCSAHQALRSGRIGELVIASVTCSLYKPDTYFEAQWRRTPGAGGPLLINLVHEVDLLRHFFGEIASVQAITSNARRGFAVEDSAAVVLTFAEGGIASLVISDAASGPWAWDLTSGENPARFPAHKVTAHHYAGSRGALSLPDLTLWLPDGEPDWTRELRTERLPVVPGDPYEAQLAHFADLVRGRETTPRVSLRDATANLIVLDAIREAAASGRRVEVDLSPLEDRSAPDKGTSR; via the coding sequence ATGACCGAGGCCATCGGCATAGCCGTCGTCGGCGCGGGCGTGATCGGGCGCACACATGTTGACACGCTGGCGCGGGTCAGCGGCATGCGCCTCAGCGCGCTGACCGATCCATCCCCGGCGGCGGCAGGCATTGCAGAAGCGGCCGGCGTGCCCTTCCTGCCTGACGTCGCGGCCCTGATCTCCTCAGGCCTCGCGCAAGCTGCGATCGTAGCGACGCCGAATGAAACCCACCTGCCCGTCACCGAGGCCCTTCTACGCGCCGGCTTGCCGGTCCTGCTGGAAAAGCCGGTGGCCGAGAGCCTCGAATCGGCCCTGAAGCTGATCGCCGTCGCCGACGAGACGAGGCTGCCCGTACTCGTCGGCCATCATCGCCGCCACAATCCTGTCGTATGCTCGGCGCACCAGGCGCTCCGATCCGGCAGGATCGGCGAACTTGTGATCGCCAGCGTGACGTGCTCGCTCTACAAGCCCGACACCTACTTCGAGGCGCAGTGGCGGCGCACGCCCGGCGCCGGCGGCCCACTGCTCATCAATCTCGTCCACGAGGTCGACCTCCTGCGCCACTTCTTCGGCGAGATAGCGAGCGTGCAGGCGATAACCTCGAACGCCCGCAGGGGTTTCGCCGTCGAGGACAGCGCCGCCGTGGTGCTGACCTTCGCGGAAGGCGGCATCGCGAGCCTCGTCATCTCCGACGCGGCCTCCGGGCCGTGGGCCTGGGACCTGACCTCGGGCGAGAACCCCGCGCGGTTTCCCGCCCACAAGGTGACGGCGCACCACTATGCCGGAAGCCGCGGGGCGCTGTCGCTGCCCGACCTGACGCTTTGGTTGCCGGACGGCGAGCCCGATTGGACGCGCGAGCTCCGCACCGAGCGGCTTCCGGTCGTCCCTGGCGACCCCTACGAGGCGCAGCTCGCACACTTCGCGGACCTCGTCCGGGGGCGCGAGACCACCCCGCGCGTGTCGCTGCGCGATGCGACTGCCAACCTGATCGTCCTCGATGCTATCCGCGAGGCCGCCGCCAGCGGCCGGCGCGTCGAGGTCGACCTTTCGCCACTGGAAGACCGTTCCGCGCCAGACAAGGGAACCAGCCGATGA
- a CDS encoding IclR family transcriptional regulator yields MSSVVEKSLAIIELLVEHPAGLSVSAIAAATDQPASGVHRTLQELARLGYVHQTHAQGDYAMTIKLPAMGLGFLARAGITDVTQPVLDALAADTGELIRLSVIDGDNLIWVAVAQGATRGLRYDPGQEQGVIVHLASSAGGQAWLATMSDEEALAKVSAQGLIRQAEGIGPNAPRSLTVLLQHLAEARQRGYAVAVDSYLRGMAAMAVPVRFRGDGPVLGCLSIAGPAVRMSDERMANLAPRLQAAAAELGEAAAGSQYFRSRVRMLDPTPAEEHEQA; encoded by the coding sequence ATGAGCAGCGTCGTCGAAAAGTCACTCGCGATCATCGAGCTCCTCGTCGAGCATCCCGCCGGCCTCTCCGTGTCGGCGATCGCGGCCGCGACGGATCAGCCGGCCTCGGGCGTACACCGGACGTTGCAGGAGTTGGCGCGTCTCGGCTACGTGCACCAGACGCATGCACAGGGCGACTACGCGATGACCATCAAGCTGCCCGCCATGGGGCTCGGCTTCCTGGCGCGGGCAGGCATCACCGACGTGACCCAGCCGGTGCTCGACGCACTGGCGGCCGACACCGGGGAGCTGATCCGACTCTCGGTGATCGACGGCGACAACCTGATCTGGGTCGCGGTGGCGCAAGGCGCGACGCGCGGCCTGCGCTACGACCCCGGCCAGGAGCAGGGCGTGATCGTCCACCTCGCCAGCTCGGCGGGCGGCCAGGCGTGGCTCGCCACGATGAGCGACGAGGAGGCCCTGGCCAAGGTGTCCGCGCAGGGGCTCATCCGCCAGGCGGAGGGCATCGGGCCGAACGCGCCGCGAAGCCTCACCGTGCTCCTGCAGCATCTCGCCGAGGCGCGGCAGCGCGGCTACGCGGTGGCGGTGGACAGCTATCTGCGTGGCATGGCCGCCATGGCGGTTCCGGTCCGCTTCCGCGGCGACGGCCCCGTGCTGGGCTGCCTGTCGATCGCCGGGCCCGCGGTCAGGATGAGCGACGAGCGGATGGCGAATCTTGCGCCCCGGCTGCAGGCGGCGGCGGCGGAACTGGGCGAGGCGGCCGCCGGCTCGCAGTACTTCCGGTCCCGGGTACGGATGCTCGACCCCACCCCCGCCGAGGAGCACGAGCAGGCTTGA
- a CDS encoding FAD-dependent oxidoreductase: protein MDSQPLRQIECDVLVIGSGAAGLAAAVTAAHFGLKVVVAEKAPVFGGTSAWSGGWLWIPRNPLAVEAGIEEPPEGPMRYLRSELGNRAGDPRIPVFLANGPEMVSFFRAHTAVRWIDGNRIPDFHETPGALKGGRSVSAAPYDGRELEGWIAKLRPPLDVVTLWGMGIASGTDMAHFFRARRNPRSALYAAGRIARHLRDRLLHGRGLQLVNGNALIGRLLRSALDKGVTLIDSAPATALLREGARVAGARLATPGRPLVVKASRGVVLATGGFPHDPERLDALAAQAGGGAEHHSAAPRENTGDGIRLGETEGGAVARDLASSVALAPVSLVPRPDGTVANFPHLVERAKPGIIAVTPQGRRFVSEADSYHDFMQALIAVTPAGETPTCWLVADHRAQRSWGLGWSKPFPFPLGPAIRCGYLRRGRTLEELARQCGLPPDTLAETVARFNTFAKRGEDPDFHRGESAYNRVQGDADHRPNPSLAPLDRPPFYAVKIVPGSLGTFAGLKTDPLTRVLDARGRPIPGLHAVGNDMASIMGGNYPSGGITLGPGMTFGYVAGRVLAGQPVAGITADKEEAA, encoded by the coding sequence ATGGACTCGCAACCGCTCCGCCAGATCGAATGCGACGTGCTGGTGATCGGCTCCGGGGCCGCGGGCCTCGCGGCCGCGGTGACGGCGGCGCATTTCGGGTTGAAGGTGGTGGTGGCGGAGAAGGCACCGGTTTTCGGCGGCACGTCGGCGTGGTCTGGCGGGTGGCTCTGGATCCCGCGCAACCCGCTGGCGGTCGAGGCCGGCATCGAGGAGCCGCCCGAAGGCCCAATGCGGTATCTGCGCAGCGAGTTGGGCAACCGTGCCGGCGACCCGCGCATCCCTGTCTTCCTCGCGAACGGGCCGGAAATGGTCTCCTTCTTCCGGGCGCATACGGCGGTGCGCTGGATCGACGGCAACCGCATTCCCGACTTCCACGAGACCCCGGGCGCGCTGAAGGGCGGACGCTCGGTCTCCGCCGCGCCCTATGACGGGCGCGAGCTCGAGGGGTGGATCGCCAAGCTGCGGCCACCGCTCGACGTCGTAACGCTGTGGGGCATGGGCATCGCCAGCGGGACCGACATGGCGCACTTCTTCAGGGCGCGGAGAAACCCGCGCTCGGCCCTCTACGCGGCTGGGCGCATCGCCCGCCATCTGCGCGACCGCCTCCTGCACGGGCGGGGGCTGCAGCTCGTCAACGGCAACGCGCTGATCGGGCGGCTGCTGCGCTCGGCGCTCGACAAGGGCGTCACCCTCATCGACAGCGCGCCGGCGACGGCGCTCTTGCGCGAGGGGGCGCGCGTGGCCGGCGCGCGGCTCGCGACGCCCGGCCGCCCGCTCGTCGTGAAAGCCTCCAGGGGCGTGGTACTCGCCACCGGCGGCTTCCCGCACGACCCGGAGCGCCTCGACGCGCTCGCCGCCCAGGCCGGGGGAGGCGCGGAGCACCATTCGGCCGCACCGCGCGAGAACACCGGCGACGGCATCCGGCTCGGCGAGACCGAGGGCGGCGCGGTGGCACGGGACCTCGCGTCCAGCGTGGCGCTGGCGCCGGTGTCGCTCGTGCCGCGACCGGACGGCACTGTGGCGAACTTCCCGCACCTAGTCGAACGCGCCAAGCCGGGCATCATCGCCGTGACGCCGCAAGGTCGGCGTTTCGTCTCTGAGGCCGACAGCTATCACGACTTCATGCAGGCGCTCATCGCGGTGACTCCCGCCGGCGAGACGCCGACATGCTGGCTCGTCGCCGACCATCGCGCGCAGCGCAGCTGGGGCCTCGGCTGGTCGAAGCCGTTCCCCTTCCCGCTCGGCCCGGCGATCCGCTGCGGCTATCTCAGGCGCGGCAGGACCCTCGAGGAACTGGCGCGGCAGTGCGGCCTTCCGCCGGACACGCTCGCCGAGACCGTGGCACGGTTCAACACGTTCGCGAAGCGCGGCGAGGACCCGGATTTCCATCGCGGCGAGAGCGCATACAACCGCGTTCAGGGCGACGCCGACCACCGGCCCAATCCGTCGCTCGCGCCGCTCGACCGCCCGCCGTTCTACGCGGTGAAGATCGTGCCGGGCTCGCTCGGTACCTTCGCGGGCCTGAAGACCGACCCGCTGACCCGCGTGCTCGACGCGCGCGGCCGCCCGATCCCGGGTCTGCATGCCGTGGGCAACGACATGGCCTCGATCATGGGCGGCAACTATCCGTCGGGCGGCATCACGCTGGGGCCCGGCATGACCTTTGGCTACGTCGCCGGCCGCGTTCTGGCCGGCCAGCCCGTGGCGGGCATCACCGCCGACAAGGAGGAAGCAGCATGA
- a CDS encoding NIPSNAP family protein codes for MSHYELATLDTVIFGAGKAAAGIEAWVKAGRGRLCGAWSTDIGTLNRVFVLRTFDSLAEMMEERERALRSDDPFGCTEYLTALSMESYRALDFMPPVEPGSFGPIYEFRTYRTKVNGIVPTMEKWRVAVPEREAYSKLTVAMYGLDGAPRLTQIWPYPSLAARAEARARSVADGKWPPKGGPDWLSPDMTSQIAMPLPFSPLK; via the coding sequence ATGAGCCATTACGAGCTGGCGACGCTCGACACGGTGATCTTCGGCGCGGGCAAGGCCGCGGCAGGGATCGAGGCGTGGGTGAAGGCTGGCAGGGGCCGGCTGTGCGGCGCATGGAGCACCGACATCGGGACGCTGAACCGGGTATTCGTGCTGCGCACCTTCGACAGCCTCGCCGAGATGATGGAGGAGCGCGAGCGCGCCCTGCGTAGTGACGACCCGTTCGGCTGCACGGAGTACCTGACCGCGCTCAGCATGGAGAGCTACCGTGCGCTCGACTTCATGCCCCCCGTGGAGCCGGGCAGCTTCGGCCCGATTTACGAGTTCCGCACCTATCGCACGAAGGTCAATGGCATCGTGCCGACGATGGAGAAGTGGCGTGTCGCGGTGCCCGAGCGCGAGGCCTATTCGAAGCTCACCGTCGCCATGTACGGTCTCGACGGCGCTCCGCGGCTCACGCAGATCTGGCCGTATCCCAGCCTCGCGGCGCGCGCCGAGGCCCGCGCCAGGTCGGTCGCCGACGGCAAGTGGCCGCCGAAGGGCGGGCCCGATTGGCTCAGCCCCGACATGACGAGCCAGATCGCCATGCCGCTGCCCTTCTCGCCGCTGAAGTGA
- a CDS encoding sugar phosphate isomerase/epimerase family protein, producing MSHPLSLAFLTTFDVGPVEAVRIAAEIGYDMVGLRILPAAAAGEPDYPLLTDDRLLAEVRSALADTGVTVGDVEIIRLKAENDWALFERFCDRCAALGARHVLVAGDDTDHGRLTESFARFCGMAASHGLTADLEFMPWTGVPNLAAARRIVEAAGCDNGGVLVDALHYDRSATTLDEIAALPPDRVNYVQFCDGAVPYDPSDEGLIRVARGERLFPGEGGIDLAGLARVIPEGTTISVEVPHRRLAERIDAPGRAAMAHAATRAILRAAGRA from the coding sequence ATGAGCCACCCCCTCTCGCTCGCCTTCCTCACCACGTTCGACGTCGGTCCGGTCGAGGCCGTGCGGATCGCCGCGGAAATCGGCTACGACATGGTCGGCCTGCGCATCCTCCCGGCAGCGGCAGCGGGCGAGCCCGACTATCCGCTCCTGACCGACGACCGGCTGCTCGCGGAGGTCAGATCAGCCCTGGCCGACACGGGCGTGACCGTCGGCGACGTCGAGATCATCCGCCTGAAGGCGGAGAACGACTGGGCGCTGTTCGAGCGCTTCTGCGACCGTTGCGCCGCACTCGGGGCGCGCCACGTGCTCGTGGCCGGCGACGACACCGACCATGGGCGCCTCACGGAAAGCTTCGCGCGGTTCTGTGGCATGGCGGCCTCGCACGGGCTGACGGCCGACCTCGAATTCATGCCGTGGACCGGCGTGCCGAACCTCGCCGCAGCGCGGCGGATCGTCGAGGCGGCCGGGTGCGACAATGGCGGGGTGCTCGTCGACGCATTGCACTACGACCGCTCGGCGACGACGCTCGACGAAATCGCGGCCCTGCCGCCGGACCGGGTCAACTACGTCCAGTTCTGCGACGGCGCGGTCCCCTACGACCCGTCGGACGAGGGTCTGATCCGTGTCGCCCGCGGCGAGCGCCTGTTCCCGGGCGAAGGCGGAATCGACCTCGCCGGATTGGCGCGCGTGATACCCGAGGGCACGACGATCAGCGTCGAGGTTCCGCACCGGCGCCTCGCCGAACGGATCGACGCGCCGGGACGCGCCGCCATGGCCCACGCCGCGACCAGGGCGATCCTGCGGGCCGCCGGCCGCGCCTGA
- a CDS encoding transposase produces the protein MTAPGVEPITAMAVVAAFDDACRFRRSSSAGAHLGLTPRRYASGKISRNGQVSKRGDGFTRRCLFEAANAIFRGNLDGPRLPDWVKAIAERTGPRKAKVALAGPEVLAERDDGYCQPIGAYPGTDACVSCGLAVAQ, from the coding sequence ATGACTGCGCCCGGCGTGGAACCGATCACGGCCATGGCAGTTGTCGCGGCCTTCGATGATGCCTGCCGCTTCCGCCGATCGTCCAGCGCGGGCGCCCATCTAGGGCTGACGCCCAGACGGTACGCGTCCGGCAAGATCAGTCGGAACGGGCAGGTGTCCAAACGGGGCGACGGCTTCACCAGGAGGTGCCTGTTCGAGGCCGCGAACGCCATCTTCCGCGGGAACCTTGACGGCCCACGCCTGCCGGATTGGGTCAAAGCGATTGCCGAGAGAACCGGGCCGCGCAAGGCCAAGGTCGCGCTGGCCGGACCGGAAGTCCTTGCCGAGCGGGATGACGGGTATTGTCAGCCCATCGGCGCCTATCCCGGGACAGACGCCTGTGTTTCATGCGGTCTGGCCGTGGCCCAATAG
- a CDS encoding sensor histidine kinase — MHSIRGRLMLAAGALTVLALVAAWAALSMLLADFVDRRLLAELTATARGIMAASEWDEDEGSFRLDPPPADPRFETPRSGWFWQVADGKTVLARSPSLMSADLGVDGQAQQAHGLDLIVHREFFTAPGDGRRLTATVTLPAAEAAAELTAIRRPLAMSLVVLAVALIAAQVVAVQAGLSDLGHFARGLSRLRDGQAATVPRPKMRELVPLAAELDRLLEANRDQIARARSEAADLAHALKTPLAVLANRIGEEDRALIGRMERILRWHLTRARAAGRPVDATARSAVTPVLDDIALVLGPEARRRGLEMAITAEGAPDFRGDAEDLAEMVAALAENAVRWARHRIEILARGAAGRLILEIADDGPGIPPGERDRLLARGVRLDSSGHGLGLAIAADRAKSCGGSLTLAEAPGGGLVARLELPAAGS; from the coding sequence ATGCACTCGATCCGTGGCCGATTGATGCTGGCCGCCGGCGCGCTGACCGTGCTGGCGCTGGTTGCGGCCTGGGCAGCACTTTCGATGCTGCTGGCCGATTTCGTGGACCGGCGACTGTTGGCGGAGCTTACGGCAACGGCGCGTGGCATCATGGCGGCTTCCGAATGGGATGAGGATGAAGGCAGCTTCCGCCTCGACCCACCACCGGCTGATCCGCGCTTCGAAACGCCGCGTTCGGGGTGGTTCTGGCAGGTGGCCGACGGCAAGACGGTGCTGGCCCGATCGCCCTCGCTGATGTCGGCCGATCTCGGCGTCGACGGACAGGCGCAGCAGGCGCATGGCCTCGATCTGATCGTACATCGGGAGTTCTTCACGGCGCCGGGCGACGGCCGCAGACTGACCGCCACCGTCACCCTTCCCGCGGCCGAGGCCGCGGCGGAACTGACCGCGATCCGCCGACCACTCGCTATGTCGCTAGTCGTGCTCGCAGTAGCGCTGATCGCTGCGCAGGTGGTGGCGGTGCAGGCCGGGCTGTCCGATCTGGGGCACTTCGCCCGGGGCCTGTCCCGGCTGCGCGACGGGCAGGCCGCCACGGTGCCGCGCCCGAAGATGCGCGAACTCGTGCCGCTCGCGGCCGAACTCGACCGGCTGCTGGAGGCCAACCGCGACCAGATCGCACGGGCCCGTTCCGAGGCGGCAGACCTTGCCCACGCGCTCAAGACTCCGCTCGCAGTGCTCGCAAACCGGATCGGGGAAGAGGATCGCGCGCTCATCGGGCGGATGGAGCGGATCCTGCGCTGGCATCTTACCCGAGCCCGCGCGGCCGGCCGGCCCGTCGATGCCACCGCGCGATCCGCGGTGACGCCGGTGCTCGACGACATCGCTCTCGTGCTCGGCCCGGAGGCCCGCAGGCGCGGCCTGGAGATGGCGATCACGGCCGAAGGTGCTCCCGATTTCCGGGGTGATGCCGAAGATCTGGCCGAAATGGTAGCGGCGCTCGCCGAGAATGCCGTGAGATGGGCGCGTCACCGGATCGAAATCCTCGCCCGCGGCGCCGCCGGTCGGCTGATCCTCGAGATTGCCGACGACGGCCCTGGTATCCCGCCCGGCGAACGCGATCGTCTCCTCGCCCGCGGCGTTCGGCTCGATAGCAGCGGTCACGGCCTCGGGCTTGCCATTGCCGCCGACCGGGCGAAGTCCTGCGGCGGCAGCCTCACCTTGGCGGAGGCGCCCGGGGGAGGTCTCGTCGCCCGGCTCGAGCTGCCGGCCGCGGGATCCTGA
- a CDS encoding response regulator transcription factor has product MKVLVVEDDVELAAQLRTALTEAGYTVECAHDGTAGEYLGATEQVAAAVLDLGLPGMDGIEVLRGWRGQGLAFPVLILTARDAWGDKVAGFRAGADDYVLKPFRMEEVVLRLSVLLRRAAGHASAEIAAGSLVFDTATAIATLDGLPLRLTAFETRILRQLMLNIGRTVSRSELAEQLYDGDTDRDFRSLEVLIGRLRRKIGEARIETRRGEGWRLLPGDPS; this is encoded by the coding sequence GTGAAGGTGCTGGTGGTCGAGGACGACGTGGAACTTGCCGCGCAGCTCAGAACGGCACTGACGGAGGCCGGCTATACTGTCGAATGCGCCCATGACGGGACGGCGGGAGAGTATCTCGGCGCCACCGAACAGGTGGCGGCGGCGGTGCTCGATCTCGGCCTGCCGGGGATGGACGGAATCGAGGTACTGCGCGGCTGGCGAGGTCAGGGGCTGGCCTTTCCCGTTCTGATCCTCACCGCGCGCGATGCCTGGGGCGACAAGGTCGCCGGCTTCCGGGCCGGCGCCGACGATTATGTGCTGAAACCCTTCCGGATGGAGGAGGTGGTGCTGCGCCTGTCGGTGCTGCTGCGACGTGCTGCCGGTCATGCCAGCGCCGAGATCGCTGCCGGCAGTCTGGTGTTCGATACCGCGACCGCAATCGCAACGCTGGACGGCCTGCCATTGCGATTGACCGCCTTCGAGACCAGGATCCTTCGCCAGCTGATGCTCAATATCGGCCGCACGGTCAGCCGGAGCGAACTGGCAGAACAGCTCTATGATGGCGACACCGACCGCGACTTCCGGTCGCTCGAGGTGCTGATCGGCAGGCTCAGGCGAAAGATCGGCGAGGCGCGGATCGAGACCCGTCGGGGTGAGGGGTGGCGGCTTCTGCCCGGCGATCCGTCGTGA
- a CDS encoding Cys/Met metabolism pyridoxal-phosphate-dependent enzyme, which produces MRRSALPPGLFLAALFVASALSADPVAPPGAEPLAPEAALACVAARYRGEALRIAAREAGLIRDIRWLTPAGNVLEIRLSGPGCLFLEVRGIGQTEARILPGETP; this is translated from the coding sequence ATGCGCCGATCCGCTCTCCCGCCCGGACTGTTCCTGGCCGCGCTCTTCGTTGCATCGGCGCTGTCTGCCGATCCTGTCGCGCCGCCGGGTGCCGAGCCGCTCGCCCCCGAGGCAGCGCTCGCCTGTGTGGCGGCGCGCTACCGGGGCGAGGCGTTGCGCATCGCCGCGCGCGAGGCAGGGCTGATCCGGGACATTCGCTGGCTCACGCCTGCCGGCAATGTCCTCGAGATCCGTCTGTCCGGTCCCGGCTGCCTGTTCCTGGAGGTGCGCGGGATCGGCCAGACGGAGGCGCGCATCCTGCCGGGGGAAACGCCGTGA
- a CDS encoding prevent-host-death protein yields MRQTKPILAALILSTALAGPSLAQEARLTGTVAEIFGNQVVVTGPQGRTLVTLPDGAATPAVGTRVEFEGQANGQTFAASRLNLVTSPPPATAPARGLPSELAGLGLTEVTMRHEISRSGSQETHVHGRLGDGSWLRVKTRDGRLVEARTSGSALPPVVIDALLPPMLRGARELDDFARITEIDIKRRGEVEIEGVGRDELRLEIEFGPDGRLRDYERERAGRHRSISEEAARAELSRLGYDEVGVIKRGPRHVDAVARNPWGEWVDVRLDDRGRVERERALTR; encoded by the coding sequence ATGCGACAGACCAAACCGATCCTTGCCGCCCTCATCCTGTCGACCGCGCTGGCCGGACCGTCACTGGCGCAGGAGGCCCGCCTGACGGGCACTGTCGCCGAGATCTTCGGCAATCAGGTCGTGGTAACCGGTCCCCAGGGACGCACTCTCGTGACCCTTCCGGACGGGGCTGCGACGCCTGCCGTCGGCACCCGCGTCGAGTTCGAGGGCCAGGCGAATGGCCAGACCTTCGCCGCCAGCCGGCTGAACCTCGTCACCAGCCCGCCTCCCGCTACGGCACCAGCACGAGGCCTGCCAAGCGAACTGGCCGGACTCGGCCTCACCGAGGTGACGATGCGCCATGAGATCAGCCGCAGCGGCAGTCAGGAGACCCATGTCCATGGCCGGCTGGGCGACGGGTCCTGGTTGCGCGTCAAGACCCGCGACGGCCGCCTGGTCGAGGCCCGGACTTCGGGTTCCGCACTGCCACCGGTGGTCATCGACGCGCTGCTTCCGCCGATGCTGCGCGGAGCTCGCGAACTGGACGACTTTGCGCGCATCACCGAGATCGACATCAAGCGCCGCGGTGAGGTCGAGATCGAGGGCGTCGGCCGCGACGAATTGCGCCTTGAGATCGAGTTCGGTCCCGACGGACGCCTGCGCGATTACGAACGCGAGAGGGCCGGCCGCCATCGGTCCATCAGCGAGGAGGCCGCCCGCGCTGAACTCTCCCGTCTGGGCTATGACGAGGTCGGCGTGATCAAGCGTGGCCCCCGCCATGTCGATGCGGTGGCACGCAACCCCTGGGGCGAATGGGTCGACGTGAGGCTCGATGACCGTGGCCGTGTCGAACGCGAGCGTGCTCTGACGCGCTGA